A section of the Girardinichthys multiradiatus isolate DD_20200921_A chromosome 5, DD_fGirMul_XY1, whole genome shotgun sequence genome encodes:
- the LOC124868794 gene encoding C-type lectin domain family 4 member F-like isoform X4, which produces MESVFNNEHELLSLHESISAASSRNGGFRSRSCEDKVTPATHAVKLYKLVAVIIGVICVLQAALNISFCLVLYLKAGNKTLTEEVDELRISLGENPPLLQAFGWGIEAVEKQDLSTRLNICTSGKNSLSTEKDELKKKVDDFVSQMNSLTEERNTLNDTRTAIEATSRSLTTEQDNLKRQLNLCTSQQTSLTNESDKLKKTNTAIEATSRSLTTERDNLKKQLNTCASQQTSLTNESDTLKKTNTAIEATSRSLTTERDNLKKQLNTCTSQQNSVTNERDTLKRTNTAIEATSRGLTTERDNLKKQLNTCASQQTSLTNESDTLKKTNTAIEATSRSLTTERDNLKKQLNTCTSQQNSVTNERDTLKRTNTAIEATSRSLTTERDNLKKQLNTCASQQTSLTNESDTLKKTNTAIEATSRSLTTERDNLKKQLNTCTSQQNSVTNERDTLKRTNTAIEATSRSLTTERDNLKKQLNTCASQQTSLTNESDTLKKTNTAIEATSRSLTTERDNLKKQLNTCTLTQNSVTKERDTLKRTNTGIEARSRILSLEKDQLNRTLNTCTLSEVSLITEKDKLQKKLSDFAQFVQKKWLYFSGSFYYISTTMKTWQSSQYDCWRQGADLVIINSNEEEQFTRKFAKKAWIGLTDRVREGSWKWVDGTPLTRSYWCTGEPNHYFRRNEDCVEIQKFDSERSWNDAECTNENYWICEKKLDI; this is translated from the exons ATGGAGTCGGTTTTTAATAATGAACATGAATTGTTGTCCCTACATGAAAGCATCAGTGCTGCTTCATCCAGGAATGGTGGGTTTAGGAGTCGCTCCTGTGAAGACAAAGTCACTCCTGCAACACATG CAGTGAAACTGTACAAACTGGTTGCTGTCATCATTGGAGTCATATGTGTACTACAGGctgctctgaacatctccttTTGTCTTGTTCTCT ACCTTAAAGCTGGAAAcaaaacactgactgaagaagTTGATGAACTGAGGATCAGCCTTG GTGAAAACCCGCCGCTGCTTCAAGCCTTTGGTTGGG GTATTGAGGCAGTGGAAAAACAGGACCTCAGCACGAGGCTGAATATTTGCA CTTCAGGGAAGAACTCCTTGTCTAcagaaaaagatgaattaaagaAGAAAGTGGATGATTTTG TATCACAAATGAATTCCCTGACTGAAGAGAGGAACACATTAAATGATACAAGAACTG CTATTGAGGCCACATCCAGAAGTCTTACAACAGAACAAGACAACCTGAAGAGGCAACTGAATTTGTGCA CTTCACAGCAAACCTCTCTGACTAATGAGAGCGACAAGCTAAAGAAGACAAACACTG ctattGAGGCCACATCCAGAAGTCTCACAACAGAACGAGACAACCTAAAGAAGCAACTGAACACCTGCG CTTCACAGCAAACCTCTCTGACTAATGAGAGCGACACGCTAAAGAAGACAAACACTG caatTGAGGCCACATCCAGAAGTCTCACAACAGAAAGAGACAACTTGAAGAAACAACTGAACACCTGCA cttcacagcaaaactctgtgACTAATGAGAGAGACACGCTAAAGAGGACAAACACTG ctattGAGGCCACATCCAGAGGTCTCACAACAGAACGAGACAACCTAAAGAAGCAACTGAACACCTGCG CTTCACAGCAAACCTCTCTGACTAATGAGAGCGACACGCTAAAGAAGACAAACACTG caatTGAGGCCACATCCAGAAGTCTCACAACAGAAAGAGACAACTTGAAGAAACAACTGAACACCTGCA cttcacagcaaaactctgtgACTAATGAGAGAGACACGCTAAAGAGGACAAACACTG ctattGAGGCCACATCCAGAAGTCTCACAACAGAACGAGACAACCTAAAGAAGCAACTGAACACCTGCG CTTCACAGCAAACCTCTCTGACTAATGAGAGCGACACGCTAAAGAAGACAAACACTG caatTGAGGCCACATCCAGAAGTCTCACAACAGAAAGAGACAACTTGAAGAAACAACTGAACACCTGCA cttcacagcaaaactctgtgACTAATGAGAGAGACACGCTAAAGAGGACAAACACTG ctattGAGGCCACATCCAGAAGTCTCACAACAGAACGAGACAACCTAAAGAAGCAACTGAACACCTGCG CTTCACAGCAAACCTCTCTGACTAATGAGAGCGACACGCTAAAGAAGACAAACACTG caatTGAGGCCACATCCAGAAGTCTAACAACAGAAAGAGACAACCTGAAGAAGCAACTGAACACCTGCA CTTTGACACAAAACTCTGTGACTAAAGAGAGAGACACGCTAAAGAGGACAAACACTG gTATCGAAGCCAGGTCCAGAATTCTGTCTCTGGAAAAAGATCAGCTCAACAGGACACTGAATACCTGCA CTTTGTCGGAGGTCTCCTTGATTACAGAAAAAGATAAACTGCAGAAGAAATTGAGTGATTTTG ctCAGTTTGTGCAGAAGAAATGGCTGTATTTCAGTGGTAGCTTCTATTATATTTCTACAACCATGAAGACCTGGCAAAGCAGTCAGTATGACTGCTGGCGTCAAGGGGCAGACCTGGTAATCATAAACAGCAACGAAGAAGAG CAATTTACAAGGAAGTTTGCAAAGAAGGCCTGGATTGGTCTAACTGACAGAGTACGAGAGGGGTCCTGGAAATGGGTGGATGGGACTCCGCTAACAAGAAG ctACTGGTGCACTGGAGAACCTAACCATTATTTCCGCAGAAATGAGGACTGTGTAGAGATACAGAAATTCGACTCTGAACGCAGCTGGAATGATGCTGAATGTACAAATGAAAACTACTGGATCTGTGAAAAGAAACTTGATATTTAA
- the LOC124868794 gene encoding C-type lectin domain family 4 member F-like isoform X7, protein MESVFNNEHELLSLHESISAASSRNGGFRSRSCEDKVTPATHAVKLYKLVAVIIGVICVLQAALNISFCLVLYLKAGNKTLTEEVDELRISLGENPPLLQAFGWGIEAVEKQDLSTRLNICTSGKNSLSTEKDELKKKVDDFVSQMNSLTEERNTLNDTRTAIEATSRSLTTEQDNLKRQLNLCTSQQTSLTNESDKLKKTNTAIEATSRSLTTERDNLKKQLNTCASQQTSLTNESDTLKKTNTAIEATSRSLTTERDNLKKQLNTCTSQQNSVTNERDTLKRTNTAIEATSRGLTTERDNLKKQLNTCASQQTSLTNESDTLKKTNTAIEATSRSLTTERDNLKKQLNTCTSQQNSVTNERDTLKRTNTAIEATSRSLTTERDNLKKQLNTCASQQTSLTNESDTLKKTNTAIEATSRSLTTERDNLKKQLNTCTSQQNSVTNERDTLKRTNTAIEATSRSLTTERDNLKKQLNTCTLTQNSVTKERDTLKRTNTGIEARSRILSLEKDQLNRTLNTCTLSEVSLITEKDKLQKKLSDFAQFVQKKWLYFSGSFYYISTTMKTWQSSQYDCWRQGADLVIINSNEEEQFTRKFAKKAWIGLTDRVREGSWKWVDGTPLTRSYWCTGEPNHYFRRNEDCVEIQKFDSERSWNDAECTNENYWICEKKLDI, encoded by the exons ATGGAGTCGGTTTTTAATAATGAACATGAATTGTTGTCCCTACATGAAAGCATCAGTGCTGCTTCATCCAGGAATGGTGGGTTTAGGAGTCGCTCCTGTGAAGACAAAGTCACTCCTGCAACACATG CAGTGAAACTGTACAAACTGGTTGCTGTCATCATTGGAGTCATATGTGTACTACAGGctgctctgaacatctccttTTGTCTTGTTCTCT ACCTTAAAGCTGGAAAcaaaacactgactgaagaagTTGATGAACTGAGGATCAGCCTTG GTGAAAACCCGCCGCTGCTTCAAGCCTTTGGTTGGG GTATTGAGGCAGTGGAAAAACAGGACCTCAGCACGAGGCTGAATATTTGCA CTTCAGGGAAGAACTCCTTGTCTAcagaaaaagatgaattaaagaAGAAAGTGGATGATTTTG TATCACAAATGAATTCCCTGACTGAAGAGAGGAACACATTAAATGATACAAGAACTG CTATTGAGGCCACATCCAGAAGTCTTACAACAGAACAAGACAACCTGAAGAGGCAACTGAATTTGTGCA CTTCACAGCAAACCTCTCTGACTAATGAGAGCGACAAGCTAAAGAAGACAAACACTG ctattGAGGCCACATCCAGAAGTCTCACAACAGAACGAGACAACCTAAAGAAGCAACTGAACACCTGCG CTTCACAGCAAACCTCTCTGACTAATGAGAGCGACACGCTAAAGAAGACAAACACTG caatTGAGGCCACATCCAGAAGTCTCACAACAGAAAGAGACAACTTGAAGAAACAACTGAACACCTGCA cttcacagcaaaactctgtgACTAATGAGAGAGACACGCTAAAGAGGACAAACACTG ctattGAGGCCACATCCAGAGGTCTCACAACAGAACGAGACAACCTAAAGAAGCAACTGAACACCTGCG CTTCACAGCAAACCTCTCTGACTAATGAGAGCGACACGCTAAAGAAGACAAACACTG caatTGAGGCCACATCCAGAAGTCTCACAACAGAAAGAGACAACTTGAAGAAACAACTGAACACCTGCA cttcacagcaaaactctgtgACTAATGAGAGAGACACGCTAAAGAGGACAAACACTG ctattGAGGCCACATCCAGAAGTCTCACAACAGAACGAGACAACCTAAAGAAGCAACTGAACACCTGCG CTTCACAGCAAACCTCTCTGACTAATGAGAGCGACACGCTAAAGAAGACAAACACTG caatTGAGGCCACATCCAGAAGTCTCACAACAGAAAGAGACAACTTGAAGAAACAACTGAACACCTGCA cttcacagcaaaactctgtgACTAATGAGAGAGACACGCTAAAGAGGACAAACACTG caatTGAGGCCACATCCAGAAGTCTAACAACAGAAAGAGACAACCTGAAGAAGCAACTGAACACCTGCA CTTTGACACAAAACTCTGTGACTAAAGAGAGAGACACGCTAAAGAGGACAAACACTG gTATCGAAGCCAGGTCCAGAATTCTGTCTCTGGAAAAAGATCAGCTCAACAGGACACTGAATACCTGCA CTTTGTCGGAGGTCTCCTTGATTACAGAAAAAGATAAACTGCAGAAGAAATTGAGTGATTTTG ctCAGTTTGTGCAGAAGAAATGGCTGTATTTCAGTGGTAGCTTCTATTATATTTCTACAACCATGAAGACCTGGCAAAGCAGTCAGTATGACTGCTGGCGTCAAGGGGCAGACCTGGTAATCATAAACAGCAACGAAGAAGAG CAATTTACAAGGAAGTTTGCAAAGAAGGCCTGGATTGGTCTAACTGACAGAGTACGAGAGGGGTCCTGGAAATGGGTGGATGGGACTCCGCTAACAAGAAG ctACTGGTGCACTGGAGAACCTAACCATTATTTCCGCAGAAATGAGGACTGTGTAGAGATACAGAAATTCGACTCTGAACGCAGCTGGAATGATGCTGAATGTACAAATGAAAACTACTGGATCTGTGAAAAGAAACTTGATATTTAA
- the LOC124868794 gene encoding C-type lectin domain family 4 member F-like isoform X8 gives MESVFNNEHELLSLHESISAASSRNGGFRSRSCEDKVTPATHAVKLYKLVAVIIGVICVLQAALNISFCLVLYLKAGNKTLTEEVDELRISLGENPPLLQAFGWGIEAVEKQDLSTRLNICTSGKNSLSTEKDELKKKVDDFVSQMNSLTEERNTLNDTRTAIEATSRSLTTEQDNLKRQLNLCTSQQTSLTNESDKLKKTNTAIEATSRSLTTERDNLKKQLNTCASQQTSLTNESDTLKKTNTAIEATSRSLTTERDNLKKQLNTCTSQQNSVTNERDTLKRTNTAIEATSRGLTTERDNLKKQLNTCASQQTSLTNESDTLKKTNTAIEATSRSLTTERDNLKKQLNTCTSQQNSVTNERDTLKRTNTAIEATSRSLTTERDNLKKQLNTCASQQTSLTNESDTLKKTNTAIEATSRSLTTERDNLKKQLNTCTLTQNSVTKERDTLKRTNTGIEARSRILSLEKDQLNRTLNTCTLSEVSLITEKDKLQKKLSDFAQFVQKKWLYFSGSFYYISTTMKTWQSSQYDCWRQGADLVIINSNEEEQFTRKFAKKAWIGLTDRVREGSWKWVDGTPLTRSYWCTGEPNHYFRRNEDCVEIQKFDSERSWNDAECTNENYWICEKKLDI, from the exons ATGGAGTCGGTTTTTAATAATGAACATGAATTGTTGTCCCTACATGAAAGCATCAGTGCTGCTTCATCCAGGAATGGTGGGTTTAGGAGTCGCTCCTGTGAAGACAAAGTCACTCCTGCAACACATG CAGTGAAACTGTACAAACTGGTTGCTGTCATCATTGGAGTCATATGTGTACTACAGGctgctctgaacatctccttTTGTCTTGTTCTCT ACCTTAAAGCTGGAAAcaaaacactgactgaagaagTTGATGAACTGAGGATCAGCCTTG GTGAAAACCCGCCGCTGCTTCAAGCCTTTGGTTGGG GTATTGAGGCAGTGGAAAAACAGGACCTCAGCACGAGGCTGAATATTTGCA CTTCAGGGAAGAACTCCTTGTCTAcagaaaaagatgaattaaagaAGAAAGTGGATGATTTTG TATCACAAATGAATTCCCTGACTGAAGAGAGGAACACATTAAATGATACAAGAACTG CTATTGAGGCCACATCCAGAAGTCTTACAACAGAACAAGACAACCTGAAGAGGCAACTGAATTTGTGCA CTTCACAGCAAACCTCTCTGACTAATGAGAGCGACAAGCTAAAGAAGACAAACACTG ctattGAGGCCACATCCAGAAGTCTCACAACAGAACGAGACAACCTAAAGAAGCAACTGAACACCTGCG CTTCACAGCAAACCTCTCTGACTAATGAGAGCGACACGCTAAAGAAGACAAACACTG caatTGAGGCCACATCCAGAAGTCTCACAACAGAAAGAGACAACTTGAAGAAACAACTGAACACCTGCA cttcacagcaaaactctgtgACTAATGAGAGAGACACGCTAAAGAGGACAAACACTG ctattGAGGCCACATCCAGAGGTCTCACAACAGAACGAGACAACCTAAAGAAGCAACTGAACACCTGCG CTTCACAGCAAACCTCTCTGACTAATGAGAGCGACACGCTAAAGAAGACAAACACTG caatTGAGGCCACATCCAGAAGTCTCACAACAGAAAGAGACAACTTGAAGAAACAACTGAACACCTGCA cttcacagcaaaactctgtgACTAATGAGAGAGACACGCTAAAGAGGACAAACACTG ctattGAGGCCACATCCAGAAGTCTCACAACAGAACGAGACAACCTAAAGAAGCAACTGAACACCTGCG CTTCACAGCAAACCTCTCTGACTAATGAGAGCGACACGCTAAAGAAGACAAACACTG caatTGAGGCCACATCCAGAAGTCTAACAACAGAAAGAGACAACCTGAAGAAGCAACTGAACACCTGCA CTTTGACACAAAACTCTGTGACTAAAGAGAGAGACACGCTAAAGAGGACAAACACTG gTATCGAAGCCAGGTCCAGAATTCTGTCTCTGGAAAAAGATCAGCTCAACAGGACACTGAATACCTGCA CTTTGTCGGAGGTCTCCTTGATTACAGAAAAAGATAAACTGCAGAAGAAATTGAGTGATTTTG ctCAGTTTGTGCAGAAGAAATGGCTGTATTTCAGTGGTAGCTTCTATTATATTTCTACAACCATGAAGACCTGGCAAAGCAGTCAGTATGACTGCTGGCGTCAAGGGGCAGACCTGGTAATCATAAACAGCAACGAAGAAGAG CAATTTACAAGGAAGTTTGCAAAGAAGGCCTGGATTGGTCTAACTGACAGAGTACGAGAGGGGTCCTGGAAATGGGTGGATGGGACTCCGCTAACAAGAAG ctACTGGTGCACTGGAGAACCTAACCATTATTTCCGCAGAAATGAGGACTGTGTAGAGATACAGAAATTCGACTCTGAACGCAGCTGGAATGATGCTGAATGTACAAATGAAAACTACTGGATCTGTGAAAAGAAACTTGATATTTAA